The following nucleotide sequence is from Catonella massiliensis.
AACATGATTTGATAGAGGTAGACTAATGCGACTATTATGGGAAGATAGAGCATGGAACGATTATTTGTATTGGCAGACACAGGATAAGAAAACGCTGAAAAAGATAAATGCATTGATTAAAGACATTCAGAGAAGCACTTTTGAGGGTGTAGGCAAGCCTGAACCTTTAAAGGATAACTTGAGCGGTATGTGGAGCAGGCGCATTGATGATACTAATAGAATTGTCTATTACGAGAAAGATAG
It contains:
- a CDS encoding Txe/YoeB family addiction module toxin gives rise to the protein MRLLWEDRAWNDYLYWQTQDKKTLKKINALIKDIQRSTFEGVGKPEPLKDNLSGMWSRRIDDTNRIVYYEKDSIIYIVTCRGHYED